One part of the Parabacteroides distasonis ATCC 8503 genome encodes these proteins:
- a CDS encoding polysaccharide biosynthesis/export family protein: MKIKRLLLLLALPLLVASCTSYKNVPYLQNPEAVNDFEETLPLYDAKIMPKDLLSITVNTTDPKAATPFNLTVQTPINAALTNISTTTQPTMQQYLVNNKGEIDFPVIGRLEVGGLTKNEAEDLIRERLKPYLKESPIVTVRMANYKISVLGEVARPGSFTIGNEKVNVLEALAMAGDMTIYGVRDNVKLIREDVNGKREIINLNLNNAEVVTSPYYYLKQNDIIYVTPNKTKAKNSDIGNSTTLWVSSLSILVSIAGLLVNILK; this comes from the coding sequence CTACCTCTATTGGTGGCGAGTTGTACTTCTTACAAGAACGTACCATACCTCCAGAACCCAGAGGCAGTGAACGATTTTGAGGAGACCCTTCCGTTGTATGACGCCAAGATCATGCCAAAAGACTTGTTGAGCATCACGGTCAATACGACAGACCCGAAGGCTGCGACTCCATTCAACTTGACGGTACAGACTCCAATCAATGCGGCTTTGACAAATATCAGTACGACCACGCAACCGACCATGCAGCAATACTTGGTGAATAATAAAGGAGAGATCGATTTCCCTGTTATCGGTCGCTTGGAAGTGGGTGGTCTCACCAAGAACGAGGCGGAGGACTTGATTCGTGAGCGTTTGAAACCTTATTTGAAGGAATCCCCGATCGTTACGGTCCGTATGGCTAATTACAAGATCTCCGTGTTGGGTGAGGTGGCCCGTCCGGGTAGCTTCACGATCGGCAACGAGAAGGTGAACGTTCTGGAGGCTTTGGCGATGGCAGGTGATATGACGATTTACGGTGTCCGTGATAACGTCAAGCTGATCCGTGAGGACGTGAACGGTAAGCGTGAGATCATTAACTTGAATTTGAATAATGCCGAAGTCGTGACTTCCCCGTATTATTACCTGAAGCAAAACGATATTATTTACGTGACCCCGAACAAGACGAAGGCTAAGAACTCCGATATCGGTAACAGCACGACCCTTTGGGTAAGCTCACTCTCGATTCTGGTATCTATTGCCGGCCTGTTGGTAAACATACTTAAGTAA
- a CDS encoding GumC family protein — MIDERINNNTGIENEEQEIDLVALLFKYLFYWRWFVASILICCIATYLFLRYQTPVYNISSSVLIKEEDKRSGSGNNPLAAIQDLGMFSMTNNFDNEVEILKSRTLIKKVVNDLNLYVRVAEKRAFGYAMPLYKNSPVRIYMTPEEADKLEEPIKLDFTFTKTGKLSVKAEYVQDKEEQEIEQAFDQLPAVLPTPVGVLSFTRGDTLYMEEEEIALRVTINTPTETAEDYMKDLSVTASSQTTTIAKISVNNTVKERGVDFVNRLVAFYNQDANDEKNEVAQKTAEFIEERIGIINHELGTAESELADFKQRSGLTDLTSDARLALQESSKYEQQRTENATQISLVQFLRTYINDPVNKEEVIPANVGLQDQNLTRVIEQYNTMIIERKRLLRTSSENNPAVINMNTGVEAMRRNVETTVNSVLRGLQIAQKDIERQASKFESRISDAPKQEKEFMTISRQQEIKATLYIMLLQKREENAITLAATANNGRIVEEPLSGKDPVAPKKLVFLLAAFVVGLFIPVGIIFVVELLKYKIENRGDVEQLTNVPILGELPLCGHKSSDKGAIVVRENKNDMMEETFRGLRTNLLFMLRKDQKVILFSSTQPGEGKSFVTGNLAVSLAYLGKKVVVVGMDIRKPGLNKVFDLSKRQEGISNYLMDPEDKDLFDLVQPSGISPNLDILLGGTIPPNPTELVARDTLEKAIEQLKSRYDYVLLDTAPIGMVTDTAIISRVADMCVYVCRADVTPKAAFCYINVLRDEHKFDKLAVVINGIDLSKRKNTYGYGYGKKYGYGYGKHYGYGYGYGYGFEAENKKRK, encoded by the coding sequence ATGATAGACGAACGGATAAATAATAACACTGGGATAGAGAACGAGGAACAAGAGATTGATTTGGTCGCTCTTTTATTTAAATACCTTTTTTATTGGCGTTGGTTTGTGGCTAGTATATTGATATGTTGCATCGCCACTTACCTGTTTCTTCGTTATCAAACGCCTGTATATAACATTTCCAGTTCCGTGTTGATAAAGGAGGAGGATAAGCGAAGCGGTTCGGGCAACAATCCGTTGGCGGCCATTCAAGACTTGGGAATGTTTTCCATGACAAATAATTTTGATAACGAGGTGGAGATATTGAAATCCCGTACATTGATAAAAAAAGTCGTGAACGACCTGAATTTATATGTTCGTGTAGCGGAAAAGCGAGCGTTCGGTTATGCGATGCCTCTTTATAAGAATAGTCCGGTGCGGATTTATATGACACCAGAAGAGGCCGATAAATTGGAGGAACCGATTAAGCTGGATTTTACATTTACAAAAACAGGAAAATTGTCTGTTAAGGCTGAATATGTGCAAGATAAGGAAGAGCAAGAGATAGAACAGGCATTTGATCAATTGCCGGCGGTGTTACCAACACCTGTGGGTGTTTTAAGCTTTACGCGAGGCGATACCTTGTATATGGAAGAAGAGGAAATCGCTTTACGTGTTACCATAAATACGCCGACGGAGACCGCCGAGGATTATATGAAAGACTTGAGCGTGACCGCCTCTTCCCAGACCACGACGATAGCGAAGATCAGCGTGAACAATACAGTAAAGGAGCGAGGCGTGGATTTCGTGAATCGTTTGGTTGCGTTCTATAATCAAGACGCGAACGATGAGAAGAATGAGGTAGCTCAGAAAACCGCTGAGTTCATAGAGGAGCGTATCGGTATAATTAACCATGAGTTGGGTACGGCGGAGAGCGAGTTGGCGGATTTCAAGCAACGATCCGGTCTGACGGATTTGACAAGTGATGCCCGTCTAGCCTTACAAGAGAGTTCCAAGTATGAGCAGCAACGTACGGAGAACGCTACACAGATCAGCTTGGTTCAATTTCTGCGTACCTATATCAACGATCCGGTCAACAAGGAAGAGGTAATTCCTGCAAACGTAGGGTTACAGGATCAAAACCTCACTAGGGTGATTGAACAATATAACACGATGATCATCGAGCGTAAACGTTTATTACGTACCTCTTCGGAAAATAACCCGGCGGTGATAAACATGAACACCGGCGTTGAGGCGATGAGACGCAATGTCGAGACAACCGTGAATAGTGTCTTGCGAGGACTACAAATCGCCCAGAAAGATATTGAGCGTCAGGCTAGTAAATTTGAGAGCCGGATTAGTGATGCTCCAAAGCAAGAGAAAGAGTTCATGACTATTTCTCGCCAACAAGAAATCAAGGCGACTTTATATATCATGCTGTTGCAGAAGCGGGAGGAAAATGCGATCACATTGGCAGCCACGGCTAATAATGGTCGTATTGTAGAGGAACCATTATCCGGGAAGGATCCTGTGGCTCCCAAGAAGCTAGTGTTTTTATTGGCTGCGTTTGTGGTGGGCCTGTTTATTCCGGTGGGAATCATCTTTGTCGTGGAATTATTGAAATATAAGATCGAGAATCGTGGCGACGTGGAGCAATTGACGAATGTTCCGATTTTGGGCGAATTGCCCTTGTGTGGTCATAAATCCTCCGATAAGGGAGCGATCGTAGTACGTGAGAATAAAAACGACATGATGGAGGAGACCTTCCGGGGTTTGCGGACCAATCTGCTCTTTATGCTCCGGAAAGATCAAAAGGTCATACTTTTTTCTTCTACGCAGCCCGGAGAAGGTAAGTCTTTCGTGACTGGAAATCTCGCTGTCAGCTTGGCTTATTTGGGAAAGAAGGTGGTAGTGGTTGGTATGGATATCCGTAAGCCGGGCTTGAATAAGGTCTTCGATTTATCGAAAAGGCAGGAAGGAATATCTAATTATCTGATGGATCCGGAGGATAAGGATCTTTTTGATCTTGTGCAGCCTTCCGGCATCAGTCCGAACCTGGATATCCTTTTAGGAGGAACGATTCCCCCGAACCCGACGGAACTGGTAGCCCGTGATACCTTGGAGAAGGCGATAGAGCAATTGAAATCCCGTTATGACTACGTGTTGCTGGATACAGCCCCGATCGGTATGGTAACTGATACGGCCATAATAAGCCGTGTGGCCGACATGTGTGTTTATGTCTGCCGTGCGGACGTGACCCCGAAAGCCGCGTTCTGCTACATTAATGTTCTTAGGGACGAGCATAAATTTGACAAGTTGGCGGTAGTGATCAATGGAAT